One Melospiza melodia melodia isolate bMelMel2 chromosome 1, bMelMel2.pri, whole genome shotgun sequence genomic window carries:
- the IRX1 gene encoding iroquois-class homeodomain protein IRX-1 yields MSFPQLGYPQYLSASQAVYGSDRPGVLAAAAAAAAAAAAASGRPAGAELGSGSAAVTSVLGMYASPYSAPNYSAFLPYTADLGLFSQMGSQYELKDNPGVHPATFAAHTAPAYYPYGQFQYGDPGRPKNATRESTSTLKAWLNEHRKNPYPTKGEKIMLAIITKMTLTQVSTWFANARRRLKKENKVTWGSRSKDQEDANLFGSDNEGDPEKNEDDEEIDLESIDIDKIDENDGEQSNEEEEEKPELLRQSSEEEHLEKEKDLALSGSEGLKPKDALAMVKEASDNSTRIISPGGPNNLQMPSHSKPKIWSLAETATSPDGALKSSPPPPPPPQVNHTSPQIQHPAFLPSHGLYTCQIGKFHNWTNGAFLTQSSLLNVRSFLGVNHHHAAHHNHHLQAQQQSSVLTATLGALSSDKASERTSPKHIERENVPRTDSPPQPLKSPFQPVRDNSLAQQEGTPRILTALPSA; encoded by the exons ATGTCCTTCCCCCAGCTGGGCTACCCGCAGTATCTCAGCGCCAGCCAGGCGGTGTACGGGAGCGACCGGCCCGGGGTgctggccgccgccgccgcagccgccgccgccgccgctgccgcctcgGGCCGGCCCGCGGGCGCCGAGCTGGGCAGCGGCTCGGCCGCTGTCACCTCGGTGCTGGGCATGTACGCCAGCCCCTACAGCGCCCCCAACTACAGCGCCTTCCTGCCCTACACCGCCGACCTCGGCCTCTTCTCCCAAATG GGCTCCCAGTACGAGCTGAAAGATAATCCGGGTGTCCACCCTGCTACCTTTGCTGCCCACACTGCCCCCGCCTATTATCCCTACGGACAATTCCAATACGGGGACCCGGGGCGGCCCAAGAATGCCACCCGGGAGAGCACCAGCACCCTCAAGGCCTGGCTCAACGAGCACCGCAAGAACCCCTACCCCACCAAGGGCGAGAAGATCATGCTGGCCATCATCACCAAGATGACCCTCACCCAGGTCTCCACCTGGTTCGCCAACGCCCGCCGGCGGCTCAAGAAGGAGAACAAGGTGACCTGGGGCTCCAGGAGTAAGGACCAAGAAGATGCAAATCTCTTCGGGAGTGACAATGAGGGGGACCCTGAGAAGAATGAAGATGATGAGGAAATTGACCTGGAGAGCATAGATATAGATAAAATCGATGAGAATGATGGGGAGCAGAGcaatgaggaagaggaggagaagcctgagctcctgagacaaagcagcGAAGAGGAGCACTTGGAAAAGGAGAAGGATTTGGCACTGTCAGGGTCTGAAGGGCTGAAACCCAAAGACGCGCTGGCCATGGTGAAGGAGGCCTCTGACAATAGCACGAGAATCATCAGTCCTGGGGGACCGAACAATTTACAGATGCCATCTCACAGCAAACCCAAGATTTGGTCTTTGGCAGAGACAGCAACGAGTCCTGATGGTGCCCTGAAATCTTctcctcctccgccccctccTCCCCAGGTTAACCACACTTCTCCTCAGATTCAGCACCCCGCTTTTCTCCCTAGCCATGGACTCTACACATGCCAGATTGGCAAATTTCACAACTGGACAAATGGGGCTTTCCTCACTCAGAGTTCCCTTCTAAATGTGAGGTCCTTTTTGGGAGTAAATCACCACCATGCTGCTCATCACAATCACCACCTCCAGGCCCAGCAACAATCTTCTGTTTTAACAGCAACCCTGGGAGCACTAAGCAGCGACAAAGCTTCAGAGAGGACCAGTCCCAAACACATAG AAAGAGAAAATGTACCAAGAACTGACTCCCCACCCCAGCCGCTAAAATCGCCCTTCCAGCCTGTCCGTGACAA CTCTTTGGCTCAGCAAGAGGGAACACCGAGAATTTTAACAGCTCTCCCTTCTGCTTGA